Proteins found in one Aquibium microcysteis genomic segment:
- the xdhA gene encoding xanthine dehydrogenase small subunit, with protein sequence MIQAETQIRFLLNGAEIALSDVRPDETLLDWLRLSRALRGTKEGCAEGDCGACTVLVGRPTPQGLVYEGVNACIRFLGSLHGCHVVTVEHLKGEGGALHPVQQAMVDFHGSQCGFCTPGFVMSLYAMWMQDPDPSEAAVEKALQGNLCRCTGYEPIVKAARAISSYGILEDDFLAKERASVAERLAAIRAGGRVEVGNGRDRFVLPASVDDLAAVLEAESAATIVAGSTDVGLWVTKFMRDIAPVVFIGHLDELRTVSEQDGVLTIGAGVSYTDAFGALSRRIPAMGPLIDRIGGAQVRNMGTIGGNIANGSPIGDMPPPLIALGASITLRKGAARRTIALEDFFVAYGRQDRQPGEFVEAVHVPVPSAETHFAAWKVTKRRDEDITAVLGAFALSIEDGVVRSARIAYGGMAATPKRAKAVEAALVGRPWTLATVEAAMDEYPGDFQPISDMRASAEYRMLAAKNLLKRFFLSQGGAEMPVMVSRERAA encoded by the coding sequence TTGATCCAGGCAGAGACCCAGATCCGCTTCCTGCTCAACGGCGCAGAGATCGCGCTCTCCGACGTCCGGCCCGACGAGACGCTTCTCGACTGGCTGCGGCTCTCCCGGGCGCTGCGCGGAACGAAGGAAGGCTGCGCGGAGGGCGATTGCGGCGCCTGCACCGTACTGGTCGGGCGTCCGACGCCGCAGGGACTGGTCTATGAGGGCGTCAATGCCTGCATCCGTTTTCTCGGCTCGCTGCATGGCTGCCACGTCGTCACCGTCGAGCACCTGAAGGGGGAAGGCGGAGCACTGCACCCGGTGCAGCAGGCGATGGTGGATTTCCACGGCTCGCAATGCGGCTTCTGCACGCCCGGCTTCGTTATGTCGCTCTACGCCATGTGGATGCAGGATCCGGACCCGAGCGAAGCGGCGGTCGAAAAGGCACTGCAGGGCAATCTGTGCCGCTGCACCGGCTACGAGCCGATCGTCAAGGCCGCACGGGCCATCTCGTCCTACGGCATCCTGGAGGACGATTTCCTCGCAAAGGAGCGGGCGTCGGTGGCCGAACGGCTCGCGGCGATCCGCGCCGGCGGACGGGTGGAGGTCGGCAACGGCCGGGACCGGTTCGTGCTTCCCGCCAGCGTCGACGATCTCGCTGCCGTGCTCGAGGCCGAGTCGGCCGCGACCATCGTGGCGGGCTCGACCGACGTCGGGCTCTGGGTGACCAAGTTCATGCGCGACATCGCGCCGGTGGTCTTCATCGGTCACCTCGACGAACTCAGGACCGTGTCGGAACAGGACGGCGTGCTGACGATCGGCGCGGGCGTCAGCTACACGGATGCCTTCGGGGCGCTGTCGCGCCGCATTCCCGCGATGGGACCGCTGATCGACCGGATCGGCGGCGCGCAGGTGCGCAACATGGGCACGATCGGCGGCAACATCGCCAACGGCTCGCCGATCGGCGACATGCCGCCGCCGCTGATCGCGCTCGGTGCGTCGATCACCCTGCGCAAGGGCGCGGCGCGTCGCACCATCGCGCTGGAGGACTTCTTCGTCGCCTATGGCAGGCAGGACCGGCAGCCGGGCGAGTTCGTCGAGGCCGTGCATGTTCCCGTGCCGTCGGCCGAGACGCATTTCGCCGCCTGGAAGGTGACCAAGCGGCGCGACGAGGACATCACGGCGGTGCTCGGTGCCTTCGCCCTCTCGATCGAGGACGGTGTGGTGCGTTCCGCACGCATCGCCTATGGCGGCATGGCCGCGACGCCGAAGCGCGCGAAGGCGGTGGAAGCCGCGCTCGTCGGCCGGCCCTGGACGCTGGCGACCGTGGAAGCGGCGATGGACGAATATCCGGGCGATTTCCAGCCGATCAGCGACATGCGCGCCTCGGCCGAGTACCGCATGCTGGCGGCGAAAAATCTGCTCAAGCGGTTCTTCCTCTCCCAAGGCGGAGCGGAGATGCCGGTGATGGTGAGCCGGGAAAGGGCTGCCTGA
- the uraH gene encoding hydroxyisourate hydrolase — translation MTGGKLTTHVLDTATGRPAAGLSIALYRVSGNSHKKLKTLVTNSDGRCDAPLLAGSEFKIGTYELVFFAGDYLRAQGTALPDPLFLDQIPIRFGMADAAHYHVPLLLSPYGYSTYRGS, via the coding sequence ATGACCGGCGGCAAGCTCACCACACATGTTCTCGACACCGCCACCGGCAGGCCGGCGGCCGGGCTTTCGATCGCGCTCTACAGGGTGAGCGGCAATTCTCACAAGAAGCTGAAGACCCTGGTGACGAATTCCGACGGGCGCTGCGACGCGCCGCTGCTGGCGGGCAGTGAATTCAAGATCGGCACCTACGAACTCGTCTTCTTCGCGGGCGACTATCTGCGGGCGCAGGGGACTGCGCTGCCCGATCCGCTGTTCCTCGACCAGATTCCGATCCGCTTCGGCATGGCGGACGCGGCGCATTATCACGTACCGCTGCTGCTGTCGCCCTACGGCTATTCCACCTATCGCGGGAGCTGA
- the xdhB gene encoding xanthine dehydrogenase molybdopterin binding subunit: MNKHASPSRTAKAIVGGVAASQRHDSAHKHVTGQAVYIDDMPEPAGLLHAYLGLSTVPHGAILSMDLSAVRAAPGVVDVLTGHDMPASNDISPTHRHDEPVLATDKVQFLGQPVFAVVAETREQARRACRLAKIAYAEEPFVTDILDLDRRQGKLVTPPLTLKRGDASAAIGAAPRRLTGTMRLGGQDHFYLEGHIAMAVPGEDMDVTLYSSTQHPSEVQHMVAQVLGVPSHAVTVEIRRMGGGFGGKETQGNQFAAIAAVAAKRHGRAVKIRPDRDDDMTATGKRHDFVIDYDVGFDDEGTILGVDYFFAARAGFSADLSGAVTDRALFHCDNTYYYPAVKAQSAPLYTNTVSNTAFRGFGGPQGIVGCERVIEEVAFALGKDPLEIRRRNFYGTTDRNVTPYHQTVEDNIIHRLVDELEASADYAGRRKAIADFNARSQVLKRGLALTPVKFGISFTATHFNQAGALVHVYADGSVHLNHGGTEMGQGLYVKIAQVVAEEFQIDIDQVKITATTTAKVPNTSATAASSGTDLNGMAAQAAARTIRQRLTDFAAEKYQVPVEQIAFLPNRVRIGNQEIAFGALTQQAYMARVQLSATGFYKTPKIHWDRDKGQGTPFYYFAYGAACAEVEIDTLTGETMVERVDILHETGRSLNKAIDIGQIEGGFIQGMGWLTTEELVWDAKGRLRTHAPSTYKIPLASDRPKVFNVTLADWPEAGEPTIHRSKAVGEPPFCLGIAVFHAISDAVASVAGHRLCPRLDAPATPERVLMAVERLKREAGRPA; the protein is encoded by the coding sequence ATGAACAAGCACGCTTCACCCTCGCGTACGGCCAAGGCGATCGTCGGCGGCGTCGCGGCGAGCCAGCGGCACGATTCGGCGCACAAGCACGTGACCGGGCAGGCCGTCTACATCGACGACATGCCGGAGCCGGCCGGCCTGCTGCACGCCTATCTCGGCCTGTCGACGGTGCCGCACGGCGCGATCCTGTCGATGGACCTGTCGGCGGTTCGCGCGGCGCCGGGCGTCGTCGACGTCCTGACGGGCCACGACATGCCTGCCTCCAACGACATCTCGCCGACGCACCGGCACGACGAGCCGGTGCTCGCCACCGACAAGGTGCAGTTCCTCGGCCAGCCGGTCTTCGCGGTGGTGGCCGAGACGCGCGAGCAGGCGAGGCGCGCCTGCAGGCTGGCGAAGATCGCCTACGCCGAAGAGCCCTTCGTCACGGACATCCTCGACCTCGACCGGCGCCAGGGAAAGCTCGTCACCCCTCCGCTGACGCTGAAGCGAGGCGATGCATCCGCGGCGATCGGGGCAGCACCGCGAAGGCTCACGGGCACGATGCGGCTCGGCGGGCAGGATCATTTCTACCTCGAGGGGCACATCGCCATGGCGGTGCCCGGCGAGGACATGGACGTGACGCTCTACTCCTCCACGCAGCACCCGAGCGAGGTGCAGCACATGGTGGCGCAGGTGCTCGGCGTTCCGAGCCATGCGGTGACGGTGGAAATCCGGCGCATGGGCGGCGGCTTCGGCGGCAAGGAGACGCAGGGCAACCAGTTCGCGGCGATTGCCGCCGTGGCGGCCAAACGGCATGGACGTGCGGTCAAGATCCGCCCCGATCGCGACGACGACATGACCGCCACCGGCAAGCGGCACGACTTCGTCATCGACTACGACGTCGGCTTCGACGACGAGGGCACCATCCTCGGCGTCGACTATTTCTTCGCTGCACGGGCGGGGTTCTCGGCCGACCTCTCGGGCGCGGTGACGGACCGCGCGCTGTTCCACTGCGACAACACCTACTACTACCCGGCGGTGAAGGCGCAGTCGGCGCCGCTCTACACCAACACCGTCTCCAACACCGCCTTCCGCGGCTTCGGCGGACCGCAGGGCATCGTCGGCTGCGAACGGGTGATCGAGGAAGTGGCCTTCGCGCTCGGCAAGGACCCGCTGGAGATCCGCAGGAGGAACTTCTACGGGACGACGGATCGCAACGTGACGCCCTACCACCAGACGGTGGAGGACAACATCATCCACCGTCTGGTGGATGAACTGGAGGCGAGCGCCGACTATGCAGGCCGGCGCAAGGCGATCGCGGATTTCAACGCCAGGAGCCAGGTGCTGAAGCGCGGGCTGGCGCTGACGCCGGTGAAATTCGGCATTTCCTTCACCGCCACGCATTTCAACCAGGCGGGCGCGCTTGTGCATGTCTATGCAGACGGTTCGGTGCATCTGAACCATGGCGGGACGGAGATGGGGCAGGGGCTCTACGTCAAGATCGCGCAGGTGGTGGCGGAGGAGTTCCAGATCGACATCGACCAGGTGAAGATCACGGCCACGACCACCGCCAAGGTGCCGAACACCTCTGCGACGGCTGCCTCGTCGGGGACCGACCTCAACGGCATGGCAGCGCAGGCAGCGGCGCGGACGATCCGGCAGCGTCTCACCGATTTCGCGGCGGAGAAGTACCAGGTGCCGGTCGAGCAGATCGCGTTCCTGCCCAACCGGGTGCGGATCGGCAACCAGGAGATCGCCTTCGGCGCACTGACGCAGCAGGCCTACATGGCCCGCGTCCAGCTTTCGGCGACCGGCTTCTACAAGACGCCGAAGATCCACTGGGACCGCGACAAGGGACAGGGCACGCCGTTCTACTACTTCGCCTATGGTGCCGCCTGTGCGGAGGTGGAGATCGACACGCTGACGGGCGAGACCATGGTGGAGCGCGTCGACATCCTGCATGAGACGGGACGCTCGCTCAACAAGGCGATCGACATCGGCCAGATCGAGGGCGGGTTCATCCAGGGCATGGGCTGGCTGACGACGGAGGAACTCGTCTGGGACGCCAAGGGGCGGCTGCGGACGCACGCGCCCTCGACCTACAAGATCCCGCTCGCCTCGGACCGGCCCAAGGTCTTCAACGTGACGCTGGCCGACTGGCCGGAAGCCGGCGAGCCGACCATCCACCGTTCCAAGGCGGTGGGCGAACCGCCCTTCTGCCTCGGCATCGCCGTCTTCCACGCCATCTCGGATGCCGTGGCGAGCGTCGCCGGTCACCGCCTCTGCCCGCGTCTCGACGCGCCCGCCACGCCCGAACGCGTGCTGATGGCGGTGGAGCGGCTGAAGCGGGAAGCGGGGCGGCCCGCATAG